One segment of Cynocephalus volans isolate mCynVol1 chromosome 8, mCynVol1.pri, whole genome shotgun sequence DNA contains the following:
- the LOC134383883 gene encoding T-cell surface glycoprotein CD1a-like: MLFLLLPLLAVLLPGSHNEYGFEEPVSFHVTQISSFHNRSWTQTLLSGWLDEFHIHTWDSNSGTIIFLQPWSRGNFSNEEFMKIENFLHLYLVRFAQAFHDYIHRLRFEYPFEIQMTAGCELHPGGVSVDFLWTAYQGSDFLSFQNNSWLPSPKGGSSAQLVCKVLNQDKVYTEMVQTLLSDTCPRFILGILDSGKADLQRQVKPEAWLSSGPSPGPGRLLLVCHVSGFYPKPIWVMWMRNEQEQLDTRQGDVLPNADGTWYLQATLEVNTGEVADLTCRVKHSSLGGQDIILYWEHHSSMGLIFLAVILLLALLAGLAFWFWKCW; encoded by the exons ATGCTGTTTCTGCTGCTCCCATTGCTGGCTGTTCTTCTCCCAGGCAGTCACAATGAGTACG GGTTTGAGGAGCCTGTCTCCTTCCATGTCACCCAGATCTCATCCTTTCACAACCGTTCCTGGACACAGACTCTTCTTTCAGGATGGCTGGATGAATTTCATATTCATACTTGGGACAGCAACTCTGGAACCATCATTTTCCTGCAGCCTTGGTCCAGGGGGAACTTTAGCAATGAGGAGTTtatgaaaattgaaaattttttgcATTTGTATCTAGTTAGATTTGCCCAGGCATTTCATGACTACATTCATCGGTTGCGATTTGAAT ATCCTTTTGAGATACAGATGACAGCAGGCTGTGAGCTGCACCCAGGGGGGGTCTCAGTAGACTTCCTGTGGACAGCTTATCAAGGATCAGATTTCCTGAGCTTCCAGAACAATTCTTGGCTGCCATCCCCAAAGGGTGGAAGTAGTGCCCAGCTCGTTTGCAAAGTACTTAATCAGGACAAAGTCTACACAGAAATGGTACAGACGTTACTCAGTGACACCTGCCCACGTTTCATCTTGGGAATTCTTGATTCAGGGAAGGCAGATCTCCAGCGACAAG TGAAGCCAGAGGCCTGGCTGTCCAGTGGCCCCAGTCCTGGGCCTGGCCGTCTGCTCCTGGTGTGCCATGTCTCAGGATTCTACCCAAAGCCCATATGGGTGATGTGGATGCGGAATGAGCAAGAGCAGTTGGATACTCGGCAGGGTGATGTCCTGCCCAATGCTGATGGGACGTGGTATCTCCAAGCAACCCTGGAAGTGAATACTGGGGAGGTGGCTGACCTGACTTGCCGGGTGAAGCACAGCAGTCTAGGAGGCCAGGACATCATCCTCTACTGGG AACATCACAGCTCCATGGGCTTGATTTTCTTGGCAGTGATACTGCTTCTAGCTCTTCTGGCAGGTCTTGCATTTTGGTTTTGGAAGTGCTGGTGA